From Patescibacteria group bacterium, a single genomic window includes:
- a CDS encoding DNA translocase FtsK 4TM domain-containing protein, with product MRKIKAKVNKKKKIVHQNHKARQQITGVVLIVVAVLLLLGMFNLAGVGGEFLSLIFKILLGRATWGVPVCLLVISFFYFAYNKVSEKSHIFSFKARIVALFLMVLILSGLAHINFINDKTSFQLHNGGGYIGFGLSYIMLNTFGNIATWVIFIGFLIVLAIIVLTGLIKFDFKKRKDRSTENHQQQKLIDDVSNKKQPISSIKKKLKPKLFSINKKQEFSEINVEQSKKTFSNKKIDLPLDLLDGSLSRPNAGDTDENKLIIENTLQNFSIPVQMGETKTGPTVTQYTFKPAEGIKLSKITTLQDDLAMALAVHPIRIEAPIPGRSLVGVEVPNNKIAVVRLKQMLDSKEFKNSQSNFTISLGMDVSGDVWLRDFDKMPHLLIAGATGSGKTIFLNAIIISLLYQNSIEDLRFILIDPKKVELTLYNTLPHLLTPVITDPDKAVSSLRWAITEMDRRFEVLSKAKKRDISSYNKYAEEKLPNIIIIIDELADLMALVPQELESCIVRLTQMARAVGIHLILATQRPSVNVITGIIKANITNRIAFSVASLIDSRTILDFSGAEKLLGRGDALFISSELSKPKRIQAAYVSDQEVKKVVSYLTEKLDQSYDEEVIKEPAQETTDGFSDLKQDELLPEAEEIIIQAGKASASYLQRRLRIGYARAARILDLLEEKGIIGPADGAKPRKVYKSFEENSETEDTEEADNQ from the coding sequence ATGCGAAAAATAAAAGCAAAAGTTAATAAAAAGAAAAAAATTGTTCACCAAAATCATAAAGCAAGGCAACAAATAACAGGGGTTGTTTTAATTGTTGTAGCCGTGCTTTTGCTTTTGGGAATGTTTAATTTAGCTGGTGTTGGTGGAGAATTTTTAAGTTTAATTTTTAAAATATTATTAGGCAGGGCTACTTGGGGAGTTCCTGTTTGCTTGCTTGTAATATCATTTTTTTATTTTGCTTACAATAAAGTTTCAGAAAAAAGTCATATATTTTCCTTTAAAGCTAGAATAGTAGCTTTATTTTTAATGGTTTTGATTTTGTCTGGGCTGGCTCATATTAATTTTATTAATGACAAAACATCATTTCAACTACATAATGGTGGGGGATATATTGGTTTTGGTTTGAGCTATATTATGCTTAATACTTTTGGCAATATTGCCACATGGGTTATTTTTATAGGATTTTTAATTGTTTTAGCAATTATTGTTTTAACGGGCTTAATTAAATTTGATTTTAAGAAAAGAAAAGATAGGTCAACAGAAAATCATCAGCAACAAAAATTAATTGATGATGTTTCTAACAAGAAACAACCAATAAGTTCAATTAAAAAAAAGTTAAAACCAAAGCTTTTTTCAATAAATAAAAAACAAGAATTTTCTGAAATTAATGTTGAGCAAAGTAAAAAAACTTTTTCTAATAAGAAAATAGATTTACCTCTTGATTTGTTAGATGGGTCTTTGTCTAGACCAAATGCAGGAGATACGGATGAAAATAAATTAATTATTGAAAATACATTGCAAAATTTTTCAATACCAGTTCAAATGGGGGAGACCAAAACAGGGCCTACTGTTACACAATATACTTTTAAACCAGCCGAGGGTATTAAATTATCAAAGATTACAACTTTACAAGATGATTTAGCCATGGCCCTCGCAGTTCATCCAATTCGAATTGAAGCCCCTATTCCGGGCAGGTCACTGGTTGGAGTGGAGGTTCCAAATAACAAAATAGCAGTTGTTAGATTGAAACAAATGCTAGATAGTAAAGAATTTAAGAATAGCCAATCAAACTTTACAATTTCTTTAGGCATGGATGTCTCAGGAGATGTTTGGCTGAGAGACTTTGATAAAATGCCCCATTTATTAATTGCTGGTGCAACTGGCTCTGGTAAAACAATTTTTTTGAATGCAATAATAATTAGTTTGCTTTACCAAAATTCAATAGAAGATTTAAGATTTATTCTAATTGATCCTAAAAAAGTTGAATTAACTCTTTATAATACCTTGCCACATCTTTTAACTCCAGTGATTACTGACCCTGATAAAGCAGTTAGTTCATTAAGATGGGCAATCACAGAGATGGACAGACGTTTTGAAGTTTTGTCAAAAGCAAAAAAAAGAGATATTTCTTCTTACAATAAATATGCAGAAGAAAAATTACCAAATATAATTATAATAATAGATGAATTAGCAGATTTAATGGCTCTTGTCCCTCAAGAATTAGAATCATGTATTGTAAGATTGACTCAAATGGCTAGAGCAGTTGGAATTCATTTGATTTTAGCAACTCAAAGACCTTCTGTTAATGTGATTACAGGAATAATAAAAGCAAATATTACAAATAGAATTGCTTTTTCAGTGGCTTCCTTGATTGATTCTAGAACAATTTTAGATTTCTCAGGGGCTGAAAAGCTACTAGGCAGAGGGGACGCGCTTTTTATTTCTTCGGAATTATCAAAGCCCAAAAGAATTCAAGCTGCTTATGTTTCAGACCAAGAGGTAAAAAAAGTAGTTTCTTATTTAACTGAAAAACTAGATCAATCTTATGATGAAGAGGTTATTAAAGAACCAGCCCAAGAAACAACTGATGGTTTTAGTGATTTAAAACAAGATGAATTATTGCCAGAAGCAGAGGAAATAATTATTCAGGCTGGCAAAGCATCTGCATCTTATTTACAAAGAAGACTAAGAATTGGCTATGCTCGGGCAGCTCGAATACTTGATTTATTGGAAGAAAAAGGGATTATTGGTCCGGCAGATGGAGCCAAGCCAAGAAAAGTTTATAAGTCATTTGAAGAAAATAGTGAGACAGAAGACACAGAAGAAGCTGATAATCAATAA
- a CDS encoding helix-turn-helix domain-containing protein — MSFIRHKIKNNTIGDVLKQVRKSFNLSLKQVESKTNISLNYLKFLENNNFYKFSSPSYARGALKKYSEFLKIDSKDMITNLNRDFKVGFNKNRETLSKTNKLKLSKQSFGIKSAFVTVFMLLVLLYLGINIKQGVLTSPEIKIFNPVDNLITQESTLIIKGRVSPISSNLFVNNESIVLNSNGFFKQEIELSPGLNNIEISATKQHAKKTVINRKIILKE, encoded by the coding sequence GTGTCTTTTATTCGTCATAAAATTAAAAATAATACAATTGGAGATGTTCTTAAACAAGTTCGTAAATCTTTTAATTTATCTTTGAAACAAGTAGAATCAAAGACAAATATTTCCTTAAATTATTTGAAGTTTTTAGAAAATAATAATTTTTATAAATTTTCAAGTCCATCTTATGCCAGGGGAGCTCTTAAAAAATATTCAGAGTTCTTAAAAATTGATTCCAAAGACATGATAACCAATCTTAACAGAGATTTTAAGGTTGGTTTTAATAAAAATAGAGAGACATTATCTAAAACAAACAAATTAAAATTATCAAAACAATCTTTTGGTATTAAATCAGCTTTTGTGACTGTTTTTATGCTTTTAGTTTTGCTTTATTTAGGCATTAATATAAAGCAAGGAGTGCTAACATCTCCAGAAATTAAAATTTTTAATCCAGTAGATAATTTAATAACACAAGAATCAACCCTTATTATCAAAGGAAGAGTATCTCCAATATCTTCAAATCTTTTTGTGAACAATGAATCAATAGTGCTTAATAGCAATGGATTTTTTAAACAAGAAATAGAGCTTTCGCCTGGATTAAATAATATTGAAATTTCTGCAACCAAACAACATGCTAAAAAAACAGTTATTAATAGAAAAATAATTTTAAAAGAATAA